One Micromonospora sp. FIMYZ51 genomic window carries:
- a CDS encoding antibiotic biosynthesis monooxygenase, which translates to MSTVRTVLAMRTRPGCEERFEAEWLAAAEKIGALDGCLRQDLVRDADDPRSYLIISDWADRDRLDAFGRSAQRDELLRVIRDLRESAQRHTYQVLHSMRGGPQEDR; encoded by the coding sequence GTGAGCACCGTGCGCACGGTGCTGGCGATGCGGACCCGGCCCGGATGTGAGGAGCGGTTCGAGGCCGAGTGGCTCGCGGCGGCGGAGAAGATCGGCGCGCTGGACGGCTGCCTGCGTCAGGACCTGGTCCGCGACGCCGACGACCCGCGCAGCTATCTGATCATCAGCGACTGGGCCGACCGTGACCGGCTGGACGCCTTCGGCCGCAGCGCCCAGCGCGACGAGCTGCTGCGGGTGATCCGTGACCTGCGCGAGTCCGCGCAACGCCACACCTACCAGGTGCTGCACAGCATGCGCGGCGGTCCGCAGGAGGACCGATGA
- a CDS encoding TcmI family type II polyketide cyclase → MTFRNVIVCRMVPGEESERVVADTFGYYDRTTRPQDLGVIGRTLLSFHDLYIHVIERVADPAVTGQTRGLPAFQQIAEAIAPYVTPYPRYWKNPSDSVAKQFYHWAPAEPPAGETTGPNRTIIVARIKPGAEPDVARIFAESDAGELPARLGVTGRWLYSIDDVYLHVLEQTDASFAAVRENHDTPAFAKIMADLGPYISAYSPDTWRGPEDAVAKEFYRWRAED, encoded by the coding sequence ATGACCTTCCGCAACGTGATCGTCTGCCGGATGGTGCCCGGCGAGGAGAGCGAACGCGTCGTCGCCGACACCTTCGGCTACTACGACCGGACCACCCGCCCGCAGGACCTCGGCGTCATCGGCCGGACCCTGCTCTCCTTCCACGACCTCTACATCCACGTCATCGAGCGGGTCGCCGACCCGGCGGTGACCGGCCAGACCCGTGGGTTGCCCGCCTTCCAGCAGATCGCCGAGGCCATCGCCCCGTACGTGACGCCGTACCCGAGGTACTGGAAGAACCCGTCCGACTCGGTGGCGAAGCAGTTCTACCACTGGGCCCCGGCCGAACCGCCGGCCGGCGAGACGACCGGCCCCAACCGGACAATCATCGTGGCCCGGATCAAGCCCGGCGCAGAACCCGACGTGGCGCGCATCTTCGCCGAGTCCGACGCCGGTGAGCTGCCGGCGCGCCTCGGCGTGACCGGCCGCTGGCTGTACTCGATCGACGACGTCTACCTGCACGTGCTGGAGCAGACCGACGCCTCGTTCGCCGCCGTGCGGGAGAACCACGACACCCCGGCCTTCGCCAAGATCATGGCGGATCTCGGCCCGTACATCAGCGCGTACAGTCCCGACACCTGGCGCGGTCCGGAGGACGCCGTGGCCAAGGAGTTCTACCGCTGGCGCGCCGAGGACTGA
- a CDS encoding glycoside hydrolase family 9 protein — protein MHLSWPRRAGAAQPRTLSTTATALLTGLALAIGGPATAATAAPAAGSEAADVGTAAAPAFNYAEALQKSLLFYEAQQSGKLPDWNRVSWRGDSALRDGSDVGLDLTGGWYDAGDHVKFGFPMAFSATMLAWGAVEYRAGYVASGQLTHLLNNLRFVNDYFIKAHPSPNVLYGQVGKGDDDHKWWGPAEVMPMARPAYKIDASCGGADLAGETAAAMAASSMVFRPTDAAYADKLLTHARQLYTFADTVRKSYHECITDATSFYRSWSGYQDELVWGAIWLYRATGDAAYLTKAESEYDKLGTEPQTTTRSYKWTVAWDNKQFGAYVLLANLTGKQKYVDDANRWLDFWTVGVNGERIRYSPGGMAVLDSWGALRYAANTAFAALVYSDKTTDATRKTRYKDFAVRQINYALGDNPRNSSYQIGFGANSPKNPHHRTAHGSWWDSMTVPTETRHILYGALVGGPSSPNDAYTDNRSDYVMNEVATDYNAGFTSALARLTQEYGGTPLAGFPGVERPDIDELTVETTVMQNEPRATGLKAIIYNKSAFPARALTDAKFRYYFRTDGTGPVQVTSGYTQGCPSPSTARQVSGDLWYVEVDCTGYTIAPAGQSQHRMEVQFKIGVPEGGTWNTANDPSYQATAGPNRNVPLYVGGTRVWGQEPTTTADTTPPTTPGTPVATAVTSRTVSLTWPASTDIESGIEDYSVSIREVGSDAILLRTSVTNSVTIDNLTPARTYVFSVQARDKAGNRSATSPSLTVTVPAVDEGDTTPPSTPGSLTVSGITSTGATLTWTPSTDNVGVTGYRIYRTELGAVLVATVPGTTYTLTGLNPQTTYYFHVVAIDAAGNASTPTETVTVTTSAPLPTSPCRITWSTNDWGTGFTANITIANTGTTAINGWTLAFTFPNAGQRVGQGWSATYQQTGTAVTATSLSYNGTIAPGASTSIGFNGTHTGSNPRPTSFTLNGSTCTVA, from the coding sequence ATGCACCTCAGCTGGCCGCGCCGCGCTGGCGCCGCACAACCCCGAACACTCTCGACCACCGCGACGGCGCTGCTCACCGGGCTCGCGCTCGCGATCGGCGGCCCCGCCACCGCCGCAACCGCCGCGCCGGCCGCCGGATCAGAGGCGGCGGACGTGGGAACCGCTGCCGCGCCGGCCTTCAACTACGCCGAGGCGTTGCAGAAGTCGTTGCTGTTCTACGAGGCGCAGCAGTCCGGCAAGCTGCCGGACTGGAACCGGGTCTCGTGGCGCGGCGACTCGGCGCTGCGCGACGGCTCGGACGTCGGGCTGGACCTCACCGGCGGCTGGTACGACGCCGGTGACCACGTCAAGTTCGGTTTTCCGATGGCGTTCAGCGCCACCATGCTGGCCTGGGGTGCGGTGGAGTACCGCGCCGGCTATGTCGCCTCCGGCCAGCTCACCCACCTGCTGAACAACCTGCGCTTCGTCAACGACTACTTCATCAAGGCGCATCCCTCGCCGAACGTCCTCTACGGACAGGTGGGCAAGGGCGACGACGACCACAAGTGGTGGGGACCGGCCGAGGTGATGCCGATGGCGCGGCCCGCGTACAAGATCGATGCCAGCTGTGGCGGCGCGGACCTGGCGGGGGAGACGGCGGCGGCGATGGCCGCGTCGTCGATGGTGTTCCGGCCCACCGACGCCGCGTACGCCGACAAGCTGCTCACCCACGCCCGGCAGCTCTACACCTTCGCCGACACGGTGCGGAAGAGCTACCACGAGTGCATCACCGACGCGACCAGCTTCTACCGATCGTGGAGCGGCTACCAGGATGAGTTGGTGTGGGGCGCGATCTGGCTGTACCGGGCCACCGGCGACGCCGCGTACCTGACCAAGGCGGAGAGCGAGTACGACAAGCTCGGCACCGAGCCGCAGACCACCACCCGCTCCTACAAGTGGACGGTGGCCTGGGACAACAAGCAGTTCGGCGCGTACGTGCTGCTGGCCAACCTGACCGGCAAGCAGAAGTACGTGGACGACGCGAACCGGTGGCTGGACTTCTGGACGGTAGGCGTCAACGGCGAACGGATCCGGTACTCGCCCGGCGGGATGGCGGTGCTCGACTCCTGGGGCGCGCTGCGCTACGCGGCAAACACCGCGTTCGCCGCGCTCGTCTACAGCGACAAGACCACCGACGCGACCCGCAAGACCCGCTACAAGGACTTCGCCGTCCGGCAGATCAACTACGCGCTCGGCGACAACCCGCGCAACTCCAGCTACCAGATCGGGTTCGGCGCCAACTCACCGAAGAACCCGCACCACCGCACCGCGCACGGCTCCTGGTGGGACAGCATGACCGTGCCCACCGAGACCCGGCACATCCTCTACGGTGCGCTTGTCGGCGGCCCGTCCTCGCCAAACGACGCGTACACCGACAACCGGTCGGACTACGTGATGAACGAGGTCGCCACCGACTACAACGCCGGCTTCACCTCGGCCCTGGCCCGACTGACCCAGGAGTACGGCGGCACTCCGCTGGCGGGCTTCCCCGGCGTCGAGCGGCCCGACATCGACGAGCTGACCGTGGAGACCACGGTGATGCAGAACGAGCCGCGCGCTACCGGACTGAAGGCGATCATCTACAACAAGTCGGCCTTCCCGGCGCGGGCGCTCACCGACGCCAAGTTCCGCTACTACTTCCGCACCGACGGCACCGGGCCGGTGCAGGTCACCTCCGGCTACACCCAGGGCTGCCCGTCGCCGTCGACCGCCCGGCAGGTCAGCGGCGATCTCTGGTACGTCGAGGTCGACTGCACCGGGTACACCATCGCCCCGGCCGGGCAATCCCAGCACCGGATGGAGGTGCAGTTCAAGATCGGCGTACCGGAGGGCGGCACCTGGAACACCGCAAACGATCCCTCGTACCAGGCCACCGCCGGGCCGAACCGCAACGTGCCGCTCTACGTCGGCGGGACGCGAGTCTGGGGGCAGGAGCCGACCACCACCGCGGACACCACGCCGCCCACCACCCCCGGCACCCCGGTCGCCACCGCGGTCACCTCCCGTACGGTGAGCCTGACCTGGCCGGCGTCCACCGACATTGAGAGCGGAATCGAGGACTACAGCGTCAGCATCCGCGAGGTCGGCAGCGACGCCATCCTGCTCCGCACCAGCGTCACGAACTCGGTGACGATCGACAACCTGACCCCCGCCCGGACGTACGTGTTCAGCGTGCAGGCCCGCGACAAGGCCGGAAACCGCTCCGCCACCTCGCCGAGTCTGACCGTGACCGTCCCCGCCGTCGACGAGGGCGACACCACCCCGCCGAGCACACCGGGCAGCCTGACGGTCTCCGGGATCACCTCGACCGGAGCGACGCTGACCTGGACCCCGTCGACCGACAACGTGGGCGTGACCGGTTACCGGATCTACCGCACCGAGCTGGGCGCGGTCCTGGTCGCCACGGTCCCCGGCACCACCTACACGCTTACCGGGCTGAACCCGCAGACGACGTACTACTTCCACGTGGTCGCGATCGACGCGGCGGGCAACGCCTCAACGCCGACGGAGACGGTGACGGTGACCACCTCGGCGCCGCTGCCGACCTCGCCGTGCCGGATCACCTGGAGCACAAACGACTGGGGCACCGGCTTCACCGCGAACATCACCATCGCCAACACCGGCACGACGGCGATCAACGGCTGGACGCTTGCCTTCACCTTCCCGAACGCCGGGCAGCGGGTCGGTCAGGGCTGGTCGGCGACGTACCAGCAGACCGGTACGGCGGTGACCGCCACCAGCCTCTCCTACAACGGCACCATCGCGCCGGGTGCCTCGACAAGCATCGGTTTCAACGGCACCCACACCGGCAGCAACCCGAGGCCGACGAGCTTCACCCTCAACGGCTCCACCTGCACCGTCGCGTGA
- a CDS encoding cytochrome P450, producing MTECPIPAAELYTDEFAADPYPTFARLRAEQPVCPVSSPRFDSYLISRFDDARTALTDPRLSKDLYGPQEHYLRIFGPNSAGLNKNMLNADPPEHTRLRRLVSQAFAPRRIEAMRPRVAQIVDDLLDKIVPHGEAELMHDFAIPLPMLVISDLLGIPATDHDRVLDWTQVIRTSGSSRRSPEQERAAVQEAQAQLHRYLTELVQAKRAQPADDLISALLCACDQEGALSEPELVTTTFLLLFAGHQTTADFIGNAVVALLTHPDQLDLLRRQPELLPSAIEELLRFDGPLPVASPRIASEDVEYQGVRIPRGSIVGVVLNAANHDPEHFVDPDRLDLRRVRGPHLGFGYGVHYCLGVSLARLEARIGIGTLLRRLPGLRLGVPVGELRRLPAASPFRGLLELPVRFTA from the coding sequence ATGACCGAGTGCCCGATCCCCGCCGCCGAGCTCTACACCGACGAGTTCGCCGCCGACCCGTACCCGACGTTCGCCCGGCTGCGCGCCGAGCAGCCGGTCTGCCCGGTCAGTTCACCGCGGTTCGACTCGTACCTGATCAGCCGCTTCGACGACGCCCGCACCGCGCTCACCGACCCCCGGCTCTCCAAGGACCTGTACGGCCCGCAGGAGCACTACCTGCGCATCTTCGGCCCCAACTCGGCGGGCTTGAACAAGAACATGCTCAACGCCGACCCGCCGGAGCACACCCGGCTGCGCCGGCTGGTGTCGCAGGCGTTCGCGCCGCGCCGGATCGAGGCGATGCGGCCCCGGGTGGCGCAGATCGTGGACGACCTGCTCGACAAGATCGTGCCGCACGGCGAGGCCGAGCTGATGCACGACTTCGCCATCCCGCTGCCGATGCTGGTGATCTCGGATTTGCTCGGGATACCGGCGACCGACCACGACCGGGTGCTCGACTGGACCCAGGTGATCCGGACCTCCGGGTCGTCGCGCCGCAGCCCGGAACAGGAACGGGCGGCCGTGCAGGAGGCCCAGGCGCAGCTGCACCGGTACCTCACCGAACTGGTGCAGGCAAAGCGGGCGCAGCCCGCCGACGATCTGATCAGCGCGCTGCTCTGCGCCTGCGACCAGGAGGGGGCCCTTTCCGAGCCGGAACTGGTCACCACCACCTTCCTGCTGCTGTTCGCCGGCCACCAGACCACCGCCGACTTCATCGGCAACGCGGTGGTGGCGCTGCTGACCCACCCCGACCAGCTCGACCTGCTGCGGCGACAGCCGGAGCTACTGCCCTCGGCCATCGAGGAACTGCTGCGCTTCGACGGCCCGCTGCCGGTGGCCAGTCCCCGCATCGCCAGCGAGGACGTCGAGTACCAGGGGGTCCGCATCCCGCGCGGATCGATCGTCGGCGTGGTGCTCAACGCGGCAAACCACGACCCGGAACACTTCGTCGACCCGGACCGGCTGGACCTGCGCCGGGTCCGCGGCCCGCACCTCGGCTTCGGTTACGGCGTGCACTACTGCCTGGGCGTCTCGCTGGCCCGGCTGGAGGCGCGGATCGGCATCGGGACGTTGCTGCGCCGCCTGCCCGGGCTGCGGCTCGGGGTGCCGGTCGGCGAGCTGCGTCGGCTGCCGGCCGCGTCGCCGTTCCGGGGGCTGCTGGAACTACCCGTCCGGTTCACCGCGTGA
- a CDS encoding GNAT family N-acetyltransferase, protein MTLWRIRATVDDRPGYLSVLTASLALRGVNILSVQVHTTEGGAVDDFLVDAPDTLDEAELIAAVERGRGRHCWVARSEARGLADQPTRVLGLAARLVHDPDATGEVLRALLGADEVTWRPVPAATRSGIDGMTMLLTDPNGGSYLLRRVAPSFTPAEYARAQALLEVGAAATRRCAEQVTVVLPDGAELTVRPAGADDLAGVLELHQVCSARTRQRRYLGGASLPSPARLRRLLEPARGLTLIAATTGSDGAAESVVAMANLLAEGDEAELALLVRDDWQRRGLGSTLLRRLTRQAESAGYAAMVLHVQAENTPMLRTLRRLSRPTRVQQDAGLLTLTVPLTTGRPVDRSVAGADLPTAVESTG, encoded by the coding sequence ATGACGCTGTGGCGGATCCGGGCCACCGTGGACGACCGACCGGGTTACCTGTCGGTGCTCACGGCGAGCCTCGCGTTGCGTGGAGTCAACATTCTCAGCGTGCAGGTGCACACCACCGAGGGCGGTGCCGTCGACGACTTCCTGGTCGACGCGCCGGACACCCTTGACGAGGCGGAGCTGATCGCCGCCGTGGAGCGGGGCCGGGGGCGGCACTGCTGGGTGGCGCGCAGCGAGGCGCGCGGCCTGGCCGACCAGCCGACCCGGGTACTCGGGCTGGCCGCCCGGCTGGTGCACGACCCGGACGCGACAGGCGAGGTGCTGCGGGCCCTGCTCGGCGCGGACGAGGTGACCTGGCGACCGGTGCCGGCCGCCACCCGGTCGGGGATCGACGGCATGACGATGTTGCTGACCGACCCGAACGGCGGCTCCTACCTGCTGCGCCGCGTTGCGCCGAGCTTCACGCCGGCCGAGTACGCCCGCGCCCAGGCCCTGCTGGAGGTGGGTGCCGCCGCGACCCGCCGGTGCGCCGAGCAGGTCACCGTGGTCCTGCCCGACGGTGCCGAGCTGACCGTACGGCCGGCGGGCGCCGACGACCTGGCGGGTGTGCTGGAGCTGCACCAGGTCTGCTCGGCGCGTACCCGCCAGCGCCGTTATCTGGGCGGGGCGTCACTGCCCTCCCCGGCCCGCCTGCGTCGGCTGCTGGAGCCGGCCCGCGGGCTGACCCTGATCGCCGCGACGACCGGCTCCGACGGGGCGGCGGAGTCGGTCGTCGCGATGGCGAACCTTCTCGCCGAGGGCGACGAGGCCGAGCTGGCGCTGCTGGTACGCGACGACTGGCAGCGGCGCGGGCTGGGCTCGACCCTGCTGCGGCGGTTGACCCGGCAGGCCGAGTCGGCCGGCTACGCCGCGATGGTGCTGCACGTGCAGGCGGAGAACACGCCGATGCTGCGTACGCTGCGCCGGCTGTCCCGGCCGACCCGGGTCCAGCAGGACGCCGGCCTGCTGACGCTCACCGTGCCCCTGACCACCGGCCGGCCGGTTGATCGGTCGGTCGCGGGAGCGGATCTGCCGACGGCGGTGGAAAGCACCGGCTGA